One stretch of Punica granatum isolate Tunisia-2019 chromosome 5, ASM765513v2, whole genome shotgun sequence DNA includes these proteins:
- the LOC116207691 gene encoding uncharacterized protein LOC116207691 — MLRSPLDHSFLRMTASLQFPCHEHPLIPRELSVNCTVHCNRCAHPILGSTRCCLECELFFHEWCTEWPLQIQHPSHPQHSLTLITDNCFSSNYCCHECCFSASAEDLVSTLPPLDEQAEERETINHFAHEHPLTSFSVTTPNNIRCGACKKEISGRVYGCRSCMLLLHESCAQLPQEILQHPFHSKHHLTLLADSQKQFKCNACGLPHEFAYHCDECRFNLDVLCAVSTLSLQDQHNEDSVMIDHFSHPHQLKSFSIEEDSNHITCKACELNLSGEIYGCLNCIFFLHKSCTELHQDLVHALHPNHFLILREKFGQSDGKFRCSCCSETSTGFVYNCEMCDFNLDIECALETLSILEAGAMEELQHFAHDHLLSLCYRKDYNGPNCNACKQPVHGLCYCCLSCESFVLHQSYCHTATELKHPFHPQHPLTPLPRPLEKRYFYCSACNRKSMGFTFYCAECDFYLDIRCANAKPTLRHQLHEHDLAYFERATSLHCNACGNSCNTDLYRCAPCNFNLHYDCLPLPPIIQHDFYHPYHPLTLCEKYVDERLDEQYCDACEETRNPDHGVYFCEPCCFAAHIACVIPVAEPEGRKAIENTKLNILDKEIASLKAEIERRAIKLERLLRESADKDSRFKDQFEEGSVHETSKTEIETEETKLTELKKLDEEIASLDAPIKQLKENIEAMKQNLEALENKQLGLMRKRGSMTS, encoded by the exons ATGCTTCGATCTCCGTTGGACCATAGTTTCCTCAGAATGACAGCGAGTCTTCAGTTTCCCTGCCACGAACATCCCCTCATCCCGCGAGAGCTGAGCGTAAACTGCACAGTCCATTGTAACCGCTGTGCGCATCCAATTCTTGGTTCGACGCGCTGCTGTCTAGAATGTGAACTCTTCTTCCACGAATGGTGCACCGAATGGCCTCTCCAAATTCAGCATCCCTCCCATCCACAGCACTCGCTTACCCTCATCACCGATAACTGTTTCAGCTCAAACTACTGCTGTCATGAGTGCTGCTTTTCTGCCAGTGCAGAAGATTTGGTTTCAACTCTGCCTCCTCTTGATGAGCAGGCAGAGGAGAGGGAGACGATCAATCATTTCGCTCATGAGCATCCCCTGACCTCCTTCAGTGTGACCACACCAAACAACATAAGATGCGGAGCGTGCAAGAAGGAAATCTCTGGCCGAGTGTATGGGTGCCGTTCATGCATGCTATTGCTCCACGAATCATGCGCTCAATTACCTCAAGAGATATTGCAACACCCTTTCCACAGCAAACACCATCTCACCCTCCTCGCCGATTCCCAGAAACAGTTCAAATGCAACGCGTGCGGTCTACCGCATGAGTTTGCATACCACTGTGATGAGTGCAGGTTCAATCTTGACGTGCTATGTGCGGTTTCAACTCTGTCTCTCCAAGATCAGCACAATGAAGATTCGGTGATGATCGACCATTTCTCCCATCCTCACCAATTGAAATCCTTCAGCATCGAAGAGGATAGCAATCACATCACCTGCAAAGCTTGTGAGCTGAATCTATCAGGTGAAATTTACGGTTGCCTCAATTGCATTTTCTTCCTCCACAAGTCCTGCACTGAGCTGCACCAAGATTTGGTTCACGCCCTTCATCCCAACCACTTCCTCATTCTCCGAGAGAAGTTCGGTCAGAGTGATGGGAAATTCCGTTGCAGTTGCTGCTCAGAAACCTCCACTGGTTTCGTGTACAACTGCGAAATGTGCGACTTCAACCTTGACATAGAATGTGCTCTCGAAACTCTTTCTATTCTCGAAGCAGGGGCAATGGAGGAACTTCAACATTTCGCCCATGATCACCTTCTTTCACTCTGTTACCGTAAGGACTACAATGGGCCTAACTGCAATGCTTGTAAGCAGCCTGTCCACGGTTTATGTTATTGCTGCCTCTCCTGCGAGTCCTTTGTGCTTCACCAATCATATTGTCACACGGCAACGGAACTCAAACACCCATTTCATCCCCAACATCCCCTAACTCCTCTTCCTAGGCCTCTGGAAAAACGATACTTCTATTGTAGCGCCTGTAACCGAAAATCTATGGGCTTCACCTTCTATTGTGCAGAATGTGACTTCTACTTGGATATCAGATGTGCCAACGCTAAACCGACTCTCAGACATCAGCTCCACGAACATGACTTAGCTTACTTTGAGAGGGCTACGAGCCTTCACTGCAATGCTTGCGGCAACAGCTGTAACACTGACTTGTATCGCTGTGCGCCATGCAACTTTAACCTTCATTATGATTGCCTTCCTCTACCGCCTATTATTCAACATGATTTTTATCATCCTTATCATCCATTAACTCTCTGTGAAAAGTATGTCGATGAGAGGCTCGACGAGCAATACTGTGATGCATGTGAGGAAACCAGGAATCCAGACCATGGCGTTTACTTTTGTGAACCATGCTGCTTTGCTGCTCACATTGCGTGTGTTATCCCCGTG GCTGAACCAGAGGGAAGGAAAGCAATTGAGAACACTAAACTGAACATACTGGATAAGGAGATTGCCAGTCTAAAGGCAGAGATCGAGAGAAGGGCGATAAAATTGGAGAGACTTCTAAGAGAGAGCGCTGACAAGGATTCTCGGTTCAAAGATCAGTTCGAGGAGGGAAGCGTGCATGAGACTTCGAAAACAGAG ATAGAAACAGAGGAGACGAAACTAACCGAGCTGAAGAAACTGGACGAGGAGATTGCTAGTCTAGATGCGCCCATAAAGCAACTGAAGGAAAACATAGAGGCGATGAAGCAGAACCTAGAGGCCCTGGAGAACAAACAGTTGGGACTTATGAGAAAGAGAGGCAGCATGACTTCCTGA
- the LOC116207692 gene encoding uncharacterized protein LOC116207692, with amino-acid sequence MTTSFRPPAHEHSLIPRELSENYSVQCRRCGCPIHGRTNCCLDCNVFFHKWCTEWPLQIQHPCHPQHPLILVTDNYFKSSYCCHECRFSDRAEDLVSTLPPTGEQAEEDETVDHFAHEHPLASFSVTTPNNIRCGACRQEISGRVYGCRPCLYLLHESCTQLPQEILLHPFHPQHRLVLVADSTKWFKCNTCGLLHQFVYCCSECRFNLDVHCAVSALPPEDQQNKVSSMVDHFSHPHPLRSFNIKEENKHLTCKACEQHASGDVYGCPGCMFFLHRSCAELDGEMFHFHHDHNLILSAEGLHNDGSFICNCCLEASSGFVYNCERCDFNLDTECALKTRSALYEGISARVQHFAHQHILTLHYLKGYNCPECNACKQPARGLAYCCLSCDRFSLHLSCFQLPLKLEHEFHPSHPLTLRKMASDSYAACNACRRKCTGFAFQCEECKLHMDVECASLKPTLKHLRHEHTLAYFKRAMGLHCNACGSSSNADLYRCVSCDFNLHHDCIPLPLTARSEFHIHPLFLKEKFISGYGDSGEEYCDVCEEMRNPDLGVYCCQECRFAAHIECVISTVSLDREKLVKNTQWSIVDEEIASAKEEMEAMKTQLEALMKKRTDMDSQTVRGV; translated from the exons ATGACGACTAGTTTCCGACCACCTGCCCATGAACATTCACTGATCCCCCGAGAGCTGAGTGAGAACTACAGTGTCCAATGCCGACGCTGTGGATGTCCCATCCATGGCCGGACGAACTGTTGTTTAGACTGTAATGTCTTCTTCCACAAATGGTGCACGGAATGGCCGCTCCAAATTCAGCATCCTTGTCATCCTCAACACCCGCTTATCCTCGTCACTGACAATTATTTCAAGTCGAGCTACTGCTGCCATGAGTGCcgcttttctgacagagcagAAGACTTAGTTTCGACTCTGCCTCCCACTGGTGAGCAGGCAGAGGAGGATGAGACAGTCGATCATTTCGCTCATGAGCATCCCCTGGCCTCCTTTAGTGTGACTACACCGAACAACATCAGATGTGGAGCGTGCAGGCAGGAAATCTCGGGTCGAGTTTATGGGTGTCGTCCGTGCTTGTACCTGCTGCACGAGTCATGCACTCAGTTACCCCAAGAGATACTGCTACACCCTTTTCACCCCCAACACCGTCTCGTCCTCGTTGCTGATTCCACGAAATGGTTCAAATGCAACACATGTGGTctattacatcagtttgtgtATTGCTGCAGTGAGTGTCGATTCAACCTTGATGTGCATTGTGCGGTTTCAGCTCTGCCTCCAGAAGATCAGCAAAACAAGGTCTCATCCATGGTCGACCATTTCTCTCACCCACACCCACTGAGATCCTTCAATATCAAAGAGGAGAATAAACATCTGACCTGCAAAGCGTGTGAGCAGCACGCATCAGGTGACGTTTATGGCTGCCCCGGTTGTATGTTCTTCCTCCATAGATCTTGTGCCGAGTTAGATGGGGAGATGTTTCACTTCCATCATGACCACAACCTCATCCTCTCGGCAGAGGGTCTGCACAATGATGGGAGTTTCATTTGCAATTGCTGCTTAGAAGCCTCCTCTGGCTTCGTGTACAACTGTGAAAGGTGCGACTTCAACCTCGACACTGAATGTGCTCTTAAAACCCGATCTGCTCTTTACGAGGGGATAAGTGCCAGAGTTCAGCATTTTGCCCATCAGCACATCTTGACCCTTCATTACTTAAAGGGTTACAATTGTCCCGAATGCAATGCTTGTAAGCAGCCTGCCCGAGGTCTAGCCTACTGTTGCCTTTCTTGCGATCGTTTCTCCCTCCATCTATCGTGCTTCCAGCTGCCATTGAAACTAGAACATGAATTCCATCCATCACATCCCCTCACTCTTAGGAAAATGGCATCAGACAGCTATGCTGCTTGCAATGCTTGTAGGAGAAAATGTACCGGCTTCGCCTTCCAGTGCGAAGAATGCAAGCTCCACATGGATGTGGAATGTGCTTCCCTCAAACCGACTCTGAAACATCTAAGACACGAGCATACCCTGGCATATTTTAAGAGGGCAATGGGCCTTCACTGTAACGCTTGTGGCAGCAGCTCGAATGCTGACCTCTACCGGTGTGTGTCTTGTGATTTTAATCTTCACCACGACTGCATTCCTCTACCGCTGACAGCTAGAAGTGAATTTCATATCCATCCTCTATTCCTTAAGGAGAAGTTTATTAGTGGGTACGGTGACAGTGGCGAGGAGTACTGCGACGTGTGCGAGGAAATGAGGAATCCAGACCTCGGCGTCTATTGCTGTCAAGAGTGTCGCTTCGCAGCTCACATTGAATGCGTGATCTCCACT GTATCACTGGATAGAGAGAAACTGGTAAAGAATACTCAATGGAGCATAGTGGACGAAGAAATTGCAAGTGCAAAGGAAGAGATGGAGGCAATGAAGACACAGTTGGAGGCCCTTATGAAGAAGAGAACCGATATGGATTCTCAAACGGTTCGTGGAGTTTGA